A segment of the Pantoea sp. At-9b genome:
GGTCAACCTGGGCGATTATTCAACACCAGGTAGCAGATATCGATTTTGATTTCTCTAAATATGGCCGTTGGAAAGAATTGCGCGCCCGCAGCGTATTAAACCATCCCGACTGGGAAAACTGGTTGCGCGCACTGTAATCATTGTATTTTTTGTTTTAACACCACAGGGGAAGGCTGTCTGACAGCAGGTAAAGGAGTGCGCACACCGTCATTGTAAATTTCGGAGGGGATTATGAGTACCATGATCATGGCACAACAGTTGCGTGCCCGCATAAGTATCAAAAATAAAATCTTTGCCATCTATCTGCTGGCGTTATTACTTCTGGCGCTTTGTCCACCCTTATATTTAAGTGTCAGTGGCAGCAGTGCGTTATTTCTGGGTGTTCCGTTACCGATTATTTACTGGCTGGCTATTGCCGTATTTCTGGGTGTCGGACTTTGGGTGATGTATCTCGCTGAATGTGCTTTTGGCGAAATTCCCGCGGATGAGGAAGTATCATGAAAATTAGCACCGCAGAACCACATTATTTAATTACCTTTGGTATGATCGGTTTATTTCTGGCGGTCATGATTGCCGTCCTTTATGCCACTAACCGTAAAAGCACCTCGTTTTCCGATTATGCGGTGGGTGGACGCTCTTATGGCCCCTGGTATATCGCCATGAGTTACACCAACTCGTGGTGGCCGGGCGCGACATTTACCGCGTTTTTTGCGCTGTCGGTCAGCGGCGTCATTGGTTTCTATGGTGCGGTTTACTCCACGCTTGGCGTCACCGCCATGTACCTGATGGCGCGGCGTGCCTGGAAGTGGGGACAACACTTTAATTTGACCACCCAACCCGACCTGCTGGGGATGCGTTACAACAGCCCGGCGGTGAAACGCGTCGCATCCATTATTGGCATCATCTGTGTTTTCCCGTGGGTAGTGATGGGGATTCAGGCGCTGGCGTTGTTGGTGGAGTTTGCCAGCTTTGGACGTTGGGGCGTGACGACCTGCCTGATCGCCGGGGTACTGCTGATCCTGGTTCGCCAGTACTGGACAGTCAGCATGGGTATGCGAGGGTTGATTATGACCGACATGTATCAGGGGATTATCGCCTATGGCCTCGGCGCGCTGGTGTGTGTGGTGCTGCTGTTCAGCGGTGATCACAGTTTTGGTCAGCTCGCGTCGTTGCCGCCTGCCATGTTGCAGATCCCGGGGGCGGAAGGTTCCCATTACGGTTCCTGGTATATGTTCAGCCTGATTTTTACCGGTGTGGTCGGTTCGATGTGTTGGCCGATGAGCTTCCAGCGTATTTACACTGCCAGCGGTATCCGCGCGGTGAAGAAGGGGACATTGCTGACCATCCTGCTGGTGGGCGGTTTCTACGCCATCCTGATGTTGTTTGCCACGGCGGTGAGCCAGGACCCGAATGTGCAGGCCAATCCGCAGAACGGTTTCTTCAC
Coding sequences within it:
- a CDS encoding sodium:solute symporter, whose amino-acid sequence is MKISTAEPHYLITFGMIGLFLAVMIAVLYATNRKSTSFSDYAVGGRSYGPWYIAMSYTNSWWPGATFTAFFALSVSGVIGFYGAVYSTLGVTAMYLMARRAWKWGQHFNLTTQPDLLGMRYNSPAVKRVASIIGIICVFPWVVMGIQALALLVEFASFGRWGVTTCLIAGVLLILVRQYWTVSMGMRGLIMTDMYQGIIAYGLGALVCVVLLFSGDHSFGQLASLPPAMLQIPGAEGSHYGSWYMFSLIFTGVVGSMCWPMSFQRIYTASGIRAVKKGTLLTILLVGGFYAILMLFATAVSQDPNVQANPQNGFFTALFDQGGPWMLALALVIVLAASIGHVDGCVQVCGTQFANDLATWNKPRSDRQLTVLAKSGMVVFIVAAALLAYFTFNYSRLQLLAQISYQGIIQLAVPLFFGIFSRFGNKQGALLGMMTGIIIAIVLTVFFPDDIPALGSLTSGIVGLAGNLLVFVACGVLVPVDAKEKARVDELFALAERPAQPMAKPVLN